The following are encoded together in the Pedobacter steynii genome:
- the uxaC gene encoding glucuronate isomerase — protein MKNFLDDNFLLQTQTAQQLYHKFAKQMPVIDYHNHLMPDQIANDFMFENITQVWLYGDHYKWRAMRANGIDEHYITGKATDLEKFKKWAETVPYTLRNPLYHWTHLELQRYFDVYEVLSPANAERIYEECTAKLRTPEYSVQNLLRRMQVKTLCTTDDPLDSLEHHQKIKKDGLDIKVLPAFRPDKAMHADDLPGLNKYIDQLSALTGKELNSLDSYLSALKSRHDYFAENGCSVSDHGLEQIYADDYTLEEVRDIYQKIRNKSSLTPSETTKFKSALLFQFALWDHEKGWVQQYHLGALRNNNDRLLSELGPDTGFDSIGDFSQGKALSRFLNKLDAQNCLAKTILYNLNPADNELMATMIGNYNDGTVAGKVQWGSAWWFLDQKEGMIKQINTLSNMGLLSRSVGMLTDSRSFLSYPRHEYFRRILCNLFGEDVENGELPDDQEWLGKVIQDICYNNAKEYFNF, from the coding sequence GTGAAGAACTTTTTAGACGACAATTTCTTATTACAGACCCAAACAGCTCAGCAGCTATATCATAAATTCGCAAAACAGATGCCGGTTATTGATTACCATAATCATTTAATGCCGGATCAGATTGCAAACGATTTCATGTTTGAAAATATTACCCAGGTTTGGTTGTATGGTGACCATTATAAATGGCGTGCCATGCGGGCAAATGGGATTGATGAACATTACATTACCGGTAAAGCTACAGATCTGGAGAAGTTTAAAAAGTGGGCAGAAACCGTACCCTATACGTTAAGAAATCCACTATACCATTGGACACATCTGGAACTGCAACGTTATTTTGACGTATATGAAGTGCTTTCCCCCGCAAATGCGGAGAGGATTTATGAGGAGTGTACGGCAAAACTCAGAACACCAGAGTATTCCGTGCAGAACCTGCTGCGTAGGATGCAAGTAAAGACCTTATGTACAACAGATGATCCTTTAGACTCCCTGGAACACCACCAGAAAATAAAAAAAGACGGACTGGACATTAAGGTCCTTCCTGCATTTCGTCCGGACAAAGCCATGCATGCAGACGATCTGCCAGGTCTGAACAAATACATTGATCAGCTCTCTGCATTAACAGGTAAGGAACTAAACAGTCTGGATTCCTACCTTTCTGCGCTCAAATCAAGACATGACTATTTCGCTGAAAACGGCTGCTCTGTTTCCGATCACGGACTGGAACAGATCTATGCTGACGATTATACACTCGAAGAAGTACGGGACATTTATCAGAAAATCCGTAACAAATCATCCTTAACACCTTCGGAAACTACGAAGTTTAAATCAGCTTTACTGTTTCAGTTTGCACTATGGGACCACGAGAAGGGATGGGTACAACAATATCATCTGGGCGCCTTAAGAAATAACAATGACCGCCTGCTGTCTGAACTGGGGCCTGACACCGGATTTGATTCAATTGGTGATTTTAGTCAAGGTAAAGCCTTGTCCAGATTTTTAAATAAACTGGATGCTCAGAATTGCCTGGCAAAAACCATACTCTACAATTTAAATCCTGCGGACAATGAGCTGATGGCCACGATGATTGGCAATTACAATGATGGAACGGTAGCCGGAAAAGTTCAATGGGGCTCTGCCTGGTGGTTTCTGGATCAGAAAGAGGGGATGATCAAACAAATCAATACCTTGTCTAATATGGGCCTGCTAAGCCGTTCTGTAGGCATGCTTACCGACAGCAGAAGCTTCCTTTCTTACCCTCGTCATGAATATTTCAGAAGGATTTTATGTAATCTTTTCGGAGAAGATGTGGAGAATGGAGAATTACCTGATGATCAGGAATGGCTTGGCAAAGTGATTCAGGACATCTGCTATAACAACGCAAAAGAATATTTTAATTTTTAA
- a CDS encoding arylamine N-acetyltransferase family protein, which yields MNYLKYLERIKYKGDLNPSIILLNNLQHLHLLHIPFENLDIHQGLEIKMENAFDKIVERGRGGFCYELNGTFFGLLTYLGFKAKLISGRVGNKDKGFGAEFDHMAIVVEIDDDAYLVDVGFGDFSAQPLRICLNIVQEDRYGDFLIEKYDDTYLVVKKRKDHDFLPEYIFTEIPRIPANFREMCVYHQSSEKSNFTRNKICSVALENGRITITGERLKIRKGEQVIEKVFADETEFHNQLRKYFNIVLGT from the coding sequence ATGAATTATTTAAAATACCTGGAAAGGATAAAGTATAAGGGAGATCTCAACCCCTCAATCATTTTGCTCAACAACCTGCAGCATTTACACCTGCTTCATATTCCTTTTGAAAATCTGGACATTCATCAGGGGCTGGAAATAAAAATGGAAAATGCCTTTGATAAAATTGTGGAAAGGGGAAGAGGTGGTTTCTGTTACGAACTCAACGGGACTTTTTTCGGCCTGTTAACCTACCTGGGCTTTAAAGCGAAATTAATCTCAGGAAGGGTCGGCAATAAGGATAAGGGCTTCGGGGCTGAGTTTGATCATATGGCCATTGTAGTGGAAATAGATGATGACGCCTATCTGGTAGACGTGGGATTCGGCGACTTTAGCGCGCAGCCTTTAAGAATCTGCCTGAATATTGTACAAGAAGATCGTTATGGTGACTTTCTGATCGAAAAATATGACGATACCTATCTGGTGGTTAAAAAGCGGAAAGATCATGACTTTTTGCCTGAATATATTTTTACTGAAATTCCCAGAATCCCGGCAAATTTCAGGGAGATGTGCGTTTATCATCAGAGCAGTGAAAAATCCAACTTTACCAGGAATAAAATCTGTTCTGTCGCGCTTGAAAACGGGAGAATCACGATTACCGGCGAACGCCTGAAAATCAGGAAAGGAGAGCAGGTTATAGAAAAGGTATTTGCTGATGAAACGGAATTTCATAACCAGCTTCGAAAATATTTTAATATTGTACTGGGTACATAG